From Neodiprion pinetum isolate iyNeoPine1 chromosome 7, iyNeoPine1.2, whole genome shotgun sequence, a single genomic window includes:
- the hrg gene encoding poly(A) polymerase type 3, with product MWPAQGNKSAKGGGSTAQNLRTLGMTSAITLAGPKPSDYLRTNELHEALKPYNVFESDKELNHRMEILSKLNSLVKQWIRDTSVARNMPPNVAEQVGGKIYTFGSYRLGVHHRGADIDALCVVPRHIHRSDYFTSFFELLKQQAEVSDLRAVEEAFVPVIKMKFDSIEIDMLFARLALKEIPDTMDLKDDMLLKNLDQKCVRSLNGCRVTDEILRLVPNIDNFRLALRAIKLWAKKHGIYSNVLGYLGGVSWAMLVARTCQLYPNAVPATLVHKFFLVFSQWKWPQPVLLKQPDNVNLSFPVWDPRINVSDRYHLMPIITPAYPQQNSTFNVSASTRTIMQQEFKSGLAITDEIMNGTATWDKLFEPPNFFGKYRHYIVLLTSSLTPEDQLEWCGLVESKIRHLIGTLERNPHITLAHVNPEVFSPLEPATDRQCSMWFIGLIFAKSENLKVDLTYDIKSFADSVERQAEQIHMLKEGMWIEAKPVKRKELHTYISPSLVKRERKASASTTITHINGRSSGNGGGTVSPSGGTDISSRKRRSDNMDQYGKKPKVHDPEHQITQAEDGSLVVVQSCGEDSNSGFSLDEYKDNTTAAKDERPTTGAAVVQEGFVCT from the exons ATGTGGCCGGCACAAGGTAATAAGTCTGCGAAGGGTGGTGGTTCGACAGCACAGAATCTTCGCACTTTGGGTATGACATCTGCCATTACCTTAGCGGGACCAAAACCCAGCGATTACCTGAGGACTAACGAACTTCATGAAGCTCTCAAGCCTTACAATGTATTTGAGTCTGACAAGGAGCTTAATCACAGAATGGAAATCCTAAG CAAACTGAATAGCTTGGTCAAGCAATGGATTAGGGACACAAGTGTGGCTAGAAACATGCCTCCAAATGTTGCCGAACAAGTTGGTGGCAAAATTTACACGTTCGGATCGTATAGATTAGGTGTTCATCACAGAGGTGCTGACATAGATGCGCTCTGTGTCGTCCCGCGGCACATACATAGATCGGATTACTTCACGTCTTTCTTTGAATTGCTGAAACAGCAAGCAGAGGTTTCAGATTTGAGG GCAGTGGAGGAAGCCTTTGTACCCGTTATTAAAATGAAGTTCGACAGTATAGAAATTGATATGCTGTTTGCCAGACTAGCGCTAAAGGAAATCCCTGATACAATG gaTCTCAAAGACGATATGCTGCTGAAGAATCTTGATCAAAAATGCGTACGAAGTTTGAACGGGTGTCGAGTGACCGATGAAATATTACGTCTGGTACctaatattgataattttcgaCTTGCACTTAGGGCAATAAAACTTTGGGCTAAAA aacACGGAATATACAGCAACGTCTTAGGCTACCTTGGTGGTGTTTCTTGGGCAATGCTTGTCGCTCGAACTTGCCAATTGTATCCAAATGCAGTTCCTGCTACGCTCgtacataaatttttcctcGTATTCTCCCAGTGGAAATGGCCGCAGCCCGTCCTTCTGAAGCAGCCGGATAACGTCAATTTAAGTTTTCCAGTTTGGGATCCAAGA ATTAATGTCTCTGATAGATATCATTTAATGCCCATCATCACCCCAGCATATCCGCAGCAAAATTCGACGTTTAATGTCTCCGCATCAACACGAACAATTATGCAGCAAGAGTTTAAGTCGGGTTTGGCCATAACAGATGAAATTATGAATGGAACAGCTACATGGGATAAACTGTTTGAACCCCCAAATTTCTTTGGGAAGTACAGACACTATATTGTGCTGTTGACCAGCAGTTTGACGCCCGAAGATCAGCTTGAATGGTGTGGATTAGTTGAATCAAAAATACGACATTTAATAG GTACATTGGAGCGGAATCCACACATCACCCTGGCCCATGTCAATCCTGAGGTATTCTCACCATTGGAGCCCGCTACCGACCGGCAATGTTCCATGTGGTTCATAGGTTTAATATTTGCTAAAAGTGAGAACCTGAAGGTTGACCTTACCTACGATATCAAGTCCTTCGCCGATTCAG TCGAGAGACAAGCAGAACAAATTCACATGTTGAAGGAAGGAATGTGGATCGAAGCAAAGCCCGTGAAGCGCAAGGAACTCCATACATACATTTCTCCCAGTTTAGTGAAGCGCGAACGTAAG GCTTCCGCTTCCACCACAATTACTCACATTAACGGAAGGTCTAGCGGGAATGGAGGAGGAACAGTTTCGCCAAGTGGAGGTACAGATATCTCTTCCAGAAAAAGACGATCCGACAATATGGATCAGTATGGAAAGAAACCGAAGGTCCATGACCCAGAGCATCAAATTACACAA GCGGAAGATGGTTCATTGGTAGTTGTTCAGTCGTGCGGTGAGGACAGTAACTCTGGATTCAGCCTGGACGAATATAAAGACAATACCACAGCTGCAAAAGAT GAAAGACCGACCACTGGTGCAGCAGTTGTCCAAGAAGGATTTGTGTGCACTTGA